The following are from one region of the Sandaracinus amylolyticus genome:
- a CDS encoding NADH-quinone oxidoreductase subunit L codes for MHSFAPSVSELHVVLGLVVALPAITGLVLGVAMLARRTPSEAAIGRLVSWAIGLSTALSVALTGSWIALGARARDVHLATWFAVPGHAFTIGALLDGLSLTMTLVTNVICFLVARFSIRYLHREPGYARFFLLLCVFTTGMHVLVLAGSYDLLFVGWELVGLASVLLIAFFSHRSGPVRGAVRAMITYRVGDVGLLVAGILLHQAAGSAEFADAFAGGAQDLHHAHGIASATTIGLVLLVAVLGKSAQLPLGGWLPRAMEGPTPSSALFYGALSVHAGVYLLLRSAPLLEASPVASAAVAIVGALSAVHATMVARTQSDAKSLLAYATITQVGLMLVEIGLHLWTWALVHMVAHAFLRLLQLLRTPSALRDAQEIRAALAATPTPRPSLWARVLPAPTLAWLQHLSMRRFFVDEILERFVVEPVMRASRALDRVERHGVAALSGWTRTSAERAHVEPARARVSTSPRSHEETLP; via the coding sequence ATGCACTCGTTCGCTCCTTCGGTCTCCGAGCTCCACGTCGTGCTCGGGCTGGTCGTCGCGCTCCCCGCGATCACCGGTCTCGTCCTCGGTGTCGCGATGCTCGCGCGGCGCACGCCGAGCGAGGCCGCGATCGGACGCCTCGTGTCGTGGGCGATCGGGCTCTCGACCGCGCTCTCGGTCGCGCTGACGGGATCGTGGATCGCGCTCGGCGCGCGGGCGCGCGACGTGCACCTCGCGACGTGGTTCGCGGTGCCCGGTCACGCGTTCACGATCGGCGCGCTGCTCGACGGGCTCTCGCTGACGATGACGCTCGTCACGAACGTCATCTGCTTCCTCGTCGCGCGCTTCTCGATTCGCTACCTCCACCGCGAGCCCGGGTATGCGCGCTTCTTCCTGCTGCTCTGCGTGTTCACCACCGGCATGCACGTGCTCGTGCTCGCGGGGAGCTACGACCTGCTCTTCGTCGGATGGGAGCTGGTCGGGCTCGCGTCGGTGCTGCTGATCGCGTTCTTCTCGCATCGCAGCGGCCCGGTGCGCGGCGCCGTGCGCGCGATGATCACGTACCGCGTCGGCGACGTCGGTCTGCTCGTCGCGGGCATCCTGCTCCATCAGGCCGCGGGCTCCGCGGAGTTCGCCGATGCGTTCGCGGGCGGCGCGCAGGACCTCCACCACGCGCACGGCATCGCGAGCGCGACCACGATCGGGCTCGTGCTGCTCGTCGCGGTGCTCGGGAAGTCGGCGCAGCTGCCGCTCGGCGGATGGCTGCCGCGCGCGATGGAGGGACCGACACCCTCGAGCGCGCTGTTCTACGGCGCGCTCTCGGTGCACGCCGGCGTGTACCTGCTCCTGCGCTCCGCGCCGCTCCTCGAGGCCTCGCCCGTCGCGTCGGCCGCGGTCGCGATCGTCGGCGCGCTCAGCGCGGTGCACGCGACGATGGTCGCGCGCACCCAGAGCGACGCGAAGAGCCTGCTCGCCTACGCGACGATCACCCAGGTCGGCCTGATGCTCGTCGAGATCGGGCTGCACCTTTGGACCTGGGCGCTCGTGCACATGGTCGCGCATGCGTTCCTGCGTCTCCTGCAGCTGCTGCGCACGCCCTCGGCGCTGCGCGACGCACAGGAGATCCGCGCGGCGCTCGCCGCGACGCCGACGCCCCGCCCGAGCCTCTGGGCGCGCGTGTTGCCGGCGCCGACGCTCGCGTGGCTGCAGCACCTCTCGATGCGTCGCTTCTTCGTCGACGAGATCCTCGAGCGCTTCGTGGTGGAGCCGGTGATGCGCGCGTCGCGCGCGCTCGATCGCGTCGAGCGACACGGCGTCGCGGCCCTGAGCGGGTGGACGCGCACCAGCGCCGAGCGCGCGCACGTCGAGCCGGCGCGCGCGCGGGTGTCGACCAGCCCGCGCTCGCACGAGGAGACCCTGCCGTGA